A window of Fictibacillus halophilus contains these coding sequences:
- a CDS encoding YjcZ family sporulation protein, with the protein MGYSYGNSFALVVVLFILLIIVGAACFC; encoded by the coding sequence ATGGGTTATTCTTATGGCAATTCTTTTGCATTGGTAGTAGTGTTATTTATTCTATTGATTATTGTTGGGGCAGCTTGCTTCTGCTAA
- a CDS encoding copper resistance CopC family protein — MKKLLLPLILLFTIVFQVPLSASAHSKLENSTPAEGEKVTTDLEAVVLTFSTKIESLSTMTLKNGNKEMPLQISVEDDQMTGAITNPLKNGNYTVAYKIIGADSHVIEGEYSFSVDRPEQVPEQDTQEKQENEDENALTDQEKNEKPNNPTYFAPLTIGLIIVIAIVSFFAFRRKR, encoded by the coding sequence ATGAAAAAATTACTCTTACCATTAATATTATTATTTACAATTGTATTCCAAGTGCCTTTATCGGCGTCTGCTCATTCTAAACTCGAAAATTCTACTCCAGCAGAAGGTGAGAAAGTTACAACAGATCTTGAAGCAGTGGTATTAACGTTTTCAACGAAGATTGAGTCGTTAAGTACAATGACATTAAAAAATGGTAATAAAGAGATGCCTCTTCAGATTAGTGTAGAAGATGATCAAATGACTGGGGCAATTACAAACCCACTGAAGAATGGAAACTACACAGTTGCGTATAAGATTATAGGCGCAGATAGTCATGTAATTGAGGGTGAATACTCTTTTTCCGTAGATCGTCCTGAACAAGTACCAGAACAGGATACACAAGAGAAACAAGAAAATGAAGATGAAAATGCACTAACGGATCAAGAAAAAAATGAGAAGCCTAATAACCCAACTTATTTTGCACCACTAACTATTGGTTTAATTATAGTCATTGCGATTGTGTCATTCTTTGCGTTCAGAAGAAAGCGTTAA
- a CDS encoding ABC transporter permease: MVYWILLQKSFMRNMQYKVAHLINNAASAIFGFVFIAIWVGVLQGKENESPYSALDMTFYIAAVQCILWLSGFLTAGLNIQNGVRNGAISLELARPTNFFLYVTSQEAGRLLYNLFFRSLPIGLAFSLTVGFYVPQYIPTYFFLCISILFAMIISINLHYLVGLSACWTTEINWAHFVNFTLLVGLGGQLVPIDLLPAPLSTITPYLPFAGAIYYPVMIFLEKVSSEVILIQLIWVVVLTSFNLWLTEKARHKLEIQGG, from the coding sequence ATGGTTTATTGGATTCTTTTACAAAAAAGCTTTATGCGTAACATGCAATACAAAGTGGCACATCTGATTAATAATGCGGCGAGTGCAATCTTCGGGTTTGTTTTTATTGCAATATGGGTCGGTGTGCTGCAAGGAAAAGAGAATGAAAGTCCCTACAGTGCCCTAGATATGACCTTTTACATTGCGGCTGTACAGTGCATCCTCTGGTTATCCGGTTTCTTAACGGCAGGACTCAATATTCAAAACGGTGTAAGAAATGGTGCAATCTCTTTAGAACTCGCAAGACCAACAAACTTCTTTCTATATGTTACCTCTCAAGAAGCTGGACGACTATTGTATAACTTGTTCTTTCGCTCTCTTCCTATTGGGCTTGCTTTTTCGTTAACGGTAGGCTTTTATGTTCCTCAATACATTCCGACCTATTTTTTCTTATGTATTTCAATTCTGTTTGCCATGATTATTTCTATTAACTTGCATTATCTAGTAGGATTAAGTGCTTGCTGGACGACTGAGATCAACTGGGCACATTTTGTGAATTTCACATTATTGGTTGGACTTGGAGGACAGCTTGTCCCTATTGATCTACTTCCAGCTCCCCTATCTACTATCACACCCTATTTGCCTTTTGCAGGAGCCATCTATTACCCTGTCATGATATTTCTTGAGAAAGTTTCGAGTGAGGTTATTCTTATCCAGCTGATTTGGGTCGTGGTATTAACAAGCTTCAATCTATGGCTAACTGAGAAGGCTCGCCATAAGTTAGAAATTCAAGGAGGATAA
- a CDS encoding metal ABC transporter solute-binding protein, Zn/Mn family produces MRIISLLSVSIMLIFSAACGNNSTSDNKDGTLKIYTTMYPLEYFTERIGGKHVEVSSIIPPGADAHTYEPSTKKMVEMTEGDAFVYNKLESDEFSSSVADTLKEEDMPIIDGAKGISYHESAEHEGESHATEEEHEDDHAHEKEEHHDHGSLDPHIWLDPVLAQEIADNIYEGLAKLDPDSKDEFKKNHEALITDLKELDSSFKSKVKNAPKNSFIVSHAAYGYWSERYGLEQIAISGLSPSHEPSQNQIEKIIENAKKEKNNYILFEENVNNKVAAMIKKEVGAETMTLHNLETLTKDDIKKERDYLSIMNQNIDTLSKALQ; encoded by the coding sequence ATGCGAATAATAAGCTTACTAAGCGTATCGATAATGCTGATTTTTTCAGCAGCATGCGGTAATAATAGCACATCTGATAATAAAGACGGTACATTGAAAATCTACACCACCATGTATCCATTAGAATATTTCACTGAAAGAATCGGAGGCAAGCATGTAGAAGTATCTTCTATTATACCTCCTGGTGCGGATGCACACACGTATGAACCTTCTACGAAAAAGATGGTAGAAATGACGGAAGGTGATGCTTTCGTTTACAACAAACTTGAGTCTGATGAATTCTCATCTTCTGTTGCAGATACATTAAAAGAAGAAGATATGCCTATCATAGATGGCGCTAAAGGAATTTCCTATCATGAATCTGCAGAGCATGAAGGTGAAAGCCATGCTACAGAAGAAGAACATGAAGATGATCACGCTCATGAGAAAGAAGAACACCACGATCATGGTTCCTTAGATCCTCATATTTGGCTTGATCCAGTCCTTGCACAGGAAATTGCAGATAATATTTATGAAGGACTCGCAAAATTGGACCCTGATTCTAAAGATGAATTTAAAAAGAATCATGAAGCACTCATTACCGATTTAAAAGAATTGGATTCATCGTTTAAATCAAAAGTTAAAAACGCACCAAAGAATTCGTTCATCGTCTCTCATGCTGCTTATGGCTATTGGTCAGAACGCTATGGGCTAGAACAAATTGCGATCAGTGGTCTTTCGCCTTCGCATGAACCTAGTCAGAATCAGATCGAGAAGATTATTGAAAACGCCAAAAAAGAAAAAAACAACTATATTTTATTTGAAGAGAACGTAAATAACAAAGTAGCTGCGATGATTAAAAAAGAAGTCGGTGCAGAAACCATGACTCTTCATAACTTAGAAACTTTAACAAAAGACGACATAAAAAAAGAGCGAGATTATCTATCTATCATGAACCAAAACATTGATACACTTTCAAAAGCATTACAATAA
- a CDS encoding ABC transporter ATP-binding protein → MDTFKRLKDFYWPYKKYFYWSILTLILVSGITVVYPMVLQFTIDEIIIKGEYSTVPYVAVGFILLMVIKGAATYTHQFYGDLFGIRSVYELRESLYEKLQFLPFDYYDNAKTGDLMSRLTADVEGFRFFLSFGFSQLINFVLIIGFSLSVMFFYSVPLALITLCMMPFLAIVVYKFDKEVHPAFRGIRKSMANLNTKVQENISGINTVKSLSREDFEINKFDTSNEDYKSQYLNTSHIWAKYFPVMELIGNLSVVLLLAYGGYLVIQGSLTAGELVAFFSLVWYIMGPIMNLGFIMNTFSQSKASGERLLEVLDEPLEMEGKDRELETMRFHGEVTFENVTHRYKNEKKEALKDISFTATPGQTIGLIGATGSGKTSITQLLSRFYNPESGTILIDGKPLEDYSLRTIRKNIGTVLQESFLFSSTIKDNISYGNPYANMDDIIDAAKRAQAHDFIMELPDGYDTILGERGLGLSGGQKQRISIARAILIDPTILILDDATSAVDMETEFRIQKALKEVMSDRTTFIIAHRISSLKHADEILVLSNGKVIERGTHEELIHQESGAYRKIYDIQYQDKDKVFQMNGQGV, encoded by the coding sequence TTGGATACATTTAAGAGATTAAAAGATTTTTATTGGCCGTATAAAAAGTACTTTTATTGGTCGATCTTAACTTTGATTTTAGTGTCAGGAATCACAGTTGTTTATCCGATGGTCTTACAATTTACCATCGATGAAATTATTATTAAAGGGGAATATTCAACCGTACCATATGTTGCGGTAGGCTTTATACTTCTGATGGTAATTAAAGGTGCAGCTACATACACTCATCAGTTTTATGGAGATCTGTTCGGTATTCGGTCTGTTTATGAACTTCGTGAATCTCTTTATGAAAAGCTGCAGTTTCTTCCATTCGACTATTATGACAATGCAAAGACTGGAGATCTGATGTCGAGGTTAACAGCCGATGTTGAAGGGTTTCGCTTTTTTCTTTCTTTTGGATTCTCACAACTAATCAACTTTGTGTTAATTATAGGGTTTAGTCTCTCCGTAATGTTCTTCTATTCAGTTCCTTTAGCACTCATTACACTGTGCATGATGCCTTTCCTCGCAATCGTTGTTTACAAGTTTGATAAAGAAGTTCATCCCGCTTTCCGGGGAATTCGTAAATCTATGGCGAATCTCAATACGAAAGTGCAGGAGAATATTAGTGGAATCAACACTGTTAAATCGTTATCACGTGAAGATTTTGAGATTAATAAGTTTGATACGTCTAATGAAGATTATAAGTCTCAATACTTAAACACGTCTCATATTTGGGCTAAGTACTTTCCGGTAATGGAATTGATCGGAAATCTATCCGTCGTGTTGCTGCTTGCTTATGGTGGTTATCTTGTTATTCAGGGGAGCCTGACAGCTGGAGAGCTAGTCGCGTTCTTTAGTCTTGTTTGGTATATCATGGGACCCATTATGAATCTAGGGTTTATCATGAACACGTTCTCTCAATCAAAAGCATCTGGTGAACGTCTGTTAGAAGTTCTAGACGAACCTCTTGAGATGGAAGGGAAAGATCGGGAGCTTGAAACAATGCGCTTTCATGGAGAAGTGACGTTTGAAAATGTCACACATCGTTATAAAAACGAGAAAAAAGAAGCGCTCAAAGATATTTCGTTTACCGCAACACCTGGTCAGACGATTGGATTAATCGGTGCAACGGGTTCGGGGAAAACTTCTATTACCCAACTACTTTCTAGGTTTTACAATCCCGAATCAGGAACGATCTTAATAGATGGTAAACCACTTGAAGATTATTCGTTAAGAACGATTAGGAAAAATATTGGTACCGTTCTTCAGGAGTCCTTTTTGTTTTCGTCAACAATAAAAGATAACATCTCTTACGGTAATCCATATGCAAATATGGATGATATTATCGATGCAGCTAAACGAGCTCAAGCTCATGACTTTATTATGGAACTTCCAGATGGTTACGACACGATATTAGGAGAAAGAGGACTTGGGCTATCTGGGGGACAAAAACAGAGAATCTCAATAGCTAGAGCGATTCTTATCGATCCAACAATACTAATTCTAGACGATGCGACGAGTGCTGTAGATATGGAGACAGAATTCAGGATACAAAAGGCTTTAAAAGAAGTGATGAGTGACCGAACGACATTTATTATTGCTCATCGTATCTCTTCTTTAAAACATGCGGATGAAATACTCGTTCTGTCAAATGGGAAAGTAATCGAACGTGGTACACATGAAGAACTGATTCATCAAGAATCTGGAGCGTACCGTAAAATTTATGATATTCAGTATCAAGACAAAGATAAAGTGTTTCAAATGAACGGGCAGGGGGTGTAG
- a CDS encoding ABC transporter ATP-binding protein → MQHSKESQTKKSPRFKYSSEQVIDKPFNWGQIIRLFQYMKPYSKNLLPKAIIAMMVSTAVRLVVPIFIGVLTFDHAIKNKDTNLLVTLIVAIAGLYLLSWGANTLRIKWMNYLGQYVIYDIRQHLFKHIQRLSHRFFDQRSAGSILVRIINDVNSLQDLFTNGVINVLMDIILLFGIIVIMFIYSPELTLAIMVILPLMFFISTSLRKKIRRSWQVVRIKQAKLNSHLNESIQGIRVTKAYTQEKENMSFFNGVNNETYDSWKTATQQNALFRPFVEMSNAIGTVILLWFGSYLIQGEALEIGVFVTFAFYLGMFWEPISRLGQVYNQLLVGMASSERIFEFLDEKPNVHEKENAYSFSKIKGEIELKDVEFSYNADRKALKGIDLTIQGGQTVALVGHTGSGKTTIANLVSRFYDPTSGTVQIDGKDLKDVNLASLREKVSVVLQDTFIFSGTIKENIRFGRPGASDEDVKNAAKAVGAHAFIERLSNGYETEVEERGNVLSVGERQLLSFARALLADPDILILDEATASIDTESEQKIQLALKTLLNGRTAIIIAHRLSTIREADNIVVLDHGEIMEQGSHAELMRAEGIYYHLVVSQFKMLDAI, encoded by the coding sequence ATGCAGCATTCAAAGGAATCACAGACGAAGAAATCGCCTCGGTTTAAATATTCCTCAGAGCAAGTAATCGATAAACCGTTCAACTGGGGTCAGATTATTCGTTTGTTTCAATATATGAAGCCTTACAGCAAAAACTTGTTGCCGAAAGCAATCATAGCGATGATGGTTTCCACTGCTGTAAGACTTGTAGTTCCTATTTTTATAGGTGTTCTGACGTTTGATCATGCGATTAAGAACAAAGATACGAATCTTCTTGTTACACTAATTGTTGCGATCGCGGGCCTCTACCTCTTATCCTGGGGCGCTAACACATTACGGATAAAATGGATGAACTATCTAGGGCAATATGTGATCTACGACATACGTCAGCATCTGTTCAAGCATATTCAACGCTTATCGCACCGCTTTTTCGATCAGCGTTCTGCCGGATCTATTCTTGTACGAATCATTAATGATGTAAACTCGTTACAAGATTTGTTCACGAACGGTGTAATCAACGTATTGATGGATATCATTCTTCTGTTTGGTATCATTGTCATCATGTTCATCTATAGCCCAGAACTGACACTAGCGATCATGGTCATCTTGCCGCTGATGTTCTTTATCTCAACAAGTTTACGTAAAAAGATCAGACGCTCTTGGCAAGTGGTACGTATTAAACAAGCAAAGCTTAATTCACATCTGAATGAAAGTATCCAAGGGATACGAGTGACTAAAGCGTACACGCAAGAAAAAGAGAACATGAGCTTCTTTAATGGAGTGAACAATGAAACGTATGATAGCTGGAAAACCGCGACACAACAGAACGCATTGTTCAGACCTTTTGTTGAGATGTCTAATGCGATTGGAACAGTTATTCTATTGTGGTTTGGTTCTTACTTGATTCAAGGTGAAGCACTCGAAATTGGGGTGTTTGTTACGTTTGCTTTTTATCTGGGTATGTTTTGGGAGCCAATCTCTCGACTTGGGCAAGTTTACAATCAACTTTTAGTCGGAATGGCTTCATCTGAAAGAATCTTTGAATTTTTAGACGAAAAACCAAATGTTCACGAAAAAGAAAATGCTTATTCTTTTTCAAAAATTAAAGGGGAAATCGAGCTTAAGGACGTTGAGTTTTCCTATAACGCTGATCGAAAAGCATTAAAAGGCATCGATCTAACGATTCAAGGTGGTCAGACCGTCGCACTGGTCGGCCATACAGGGTCAGGTAAGACTACGATCGCAAACTTAGTCAGCCGATTTTATGATCCGACATCAGGTACGGTACAGATTGATGGAAAAGATTTAAAAGACGTTAATCTAGCGAGTCTTCGTGAAAAAGTCAGTGTTGTTCTTCAAGATACTTTCATCTTTTCAGGAACGATCAAAGAAAACATACGCTTTGGGAGACCAGGTGCTTCCGATGAAGATGTTAAGAATGCAGCAAAAGCAGTTGGAGCACATGCGTTTATCGAGAGACTATCGAATGGCTATGAAACAGAAGTTGAGGAAAGAGGAAATGTTTTATCGGTCGGTGAAAGGCAACTTCTTTCTTTTGCCAGAGCACTTCTTGCAGATCCTGATATTTTGATCCTAGATGAAGCAACAGCTAGTATCGATACAGAATCTGAACAAAAGATACAATTAGCTTTAAAGACGCTGTTAAATGGAAGAACAGCAATCATCATTGCACATCGACTTTCTACGATAAGAGAAGCAGATAATATTGTTGTTTTGGATCACGGTGAGATTATGGAGCAAGGAAGTCATGCGGAGCTTATGCGTGCAGAAGGCATCTATTATCACCTAGTCGTATCTCAGTTTAAGATGCTGGATGCGATATAA
- a CDS encoding fluoride efflux transporter FluC, translated as MIAQTIAIAAGGAVGAVVRFLISQRINRGFPWGTLAVNIVGSFLLGWYVADEGDGLLSSLYATGFLGALTTFSTLQFEAVTLLKSHAKRGLTYLLLTYILGLLAAWTGFFIGLR; from the coding sequence ATGATAGCACAAACAATAGCAATAGCTGCAGGTGGAGCGGTAGGTGCGGTTGTGCGCTTTTTAATTAGTCAACGAATAAATAGAGGTTTTCCGTGGGGAACTTTGGCTGTTAACATTGTTGGATCGTTTCTGTTAGGGTGGTATGTGGCGGATGAAGGAGACGGTTTATTGAGTTCACTTTATGCGACTGGTTTTTTGGGAGCTCTCACCACGTTTTCCACCTTGCAGTTTGAAGCAGTAACATTATTAAAGAGTCATGCTAAAAGAGGTCTAACGTATTTGTTACTTACATATATATTAGGACTACTAGCAGCTTGGACTGGCTTTTTTATTGGATTAAGATGA
- a CDS encoding EAL domain-containing protein — MSCSQCRPTGDFPESGFIHIRTDHPVLVESLMNLFKEHGLEGIHSGNVASAKYSNLIELQDFMEKALETFNDIAVGSYNCSVTSTLEEISVFTPWISFQHFYERMKHIDLYGIIQQQLFTTHSQPIVSLQSEEIYGYEFLLRPLSEENEFKPYELFQFAERSGLQALLDGNARMTSIRNSSGAVAPGLKRFINFLPSSIYDPKHCLATTFKAAAEAGVDPNDLVFEVVETEEIADINHLKSILTAYQEQGMKVALDDLGAGHSTLSVLKELKPNYVKIDRKIISFCDEDSSKEDMIQQIVEVAKEIGAVVLAEGIERKEEAAIALRCGVELAQGYYFGRPVPTESLAAAVQ; from the coding sequence ATGTCATGTTCACAATGTCGTCCAACAGGAGATTTTCCGGAAAGTGGCTTTATTCATATCCGTACCGATCATCCCGTCCTTGTGGAAAGTTTGATGAATTTATTTAAAGAGCATGGTTTAGAAGGCATTCATTCTGGAAATGTTGCATCAGCAAAATATAGCAATCTTATAGAACTGCAAGATTTCATGGAGAAGGCACTTGAAACCTTTAACGACATTGCTGTGGGATCGTATAATTGTTCCGTTACTTCGACATTGGAAGAAATAAGTGTTTTCACACCTTGGATTTCTTTTCAGCATTTTTATGAAAGAATGAAGCATATCGATTTGTATGGAATTATTCAACAGCAGCTTTTTACTACACATTCTCAGCCCATTGTTTCTTTACAGAGCGAAGAAATTTATGGATATGAATTCTTACTTCGTCCATTGTCAGAGGAAAATGAGTTTAAACCGTATGAACTTTTTCAGTTTGCTGAACGATCGGGTTTACAGGCGTTATTGGACGGAAATGCGAGGATGACTTCCATTCGTAACAGCTCTGGGGCCGTTGCGCCAGGATTGAAGCGATTCATCAATTTCCTTCCATCATCCATCTATGATCCAAAGCATTGTTTAGCTACAACATTTAAAGCAGCTGCTGAGGCAGGAGTAGATCCGAACGATCTAGTCTTCGAAGTGGTGGAGACAGAAGAGATCGCAGACATCAATCATTTAAAAAGCATACTAACAGCTTATCAAGAGCAAGGAATGAAAGTAGCATTAGATGACTTGGGTGCGGGCCATTCAACCCTTTCTGTATTAAAAGAGCTGAAACCAAACTATGTTAAGATTGACCGTAAAATCATTTCTTTCTGTGATGAAGATTCTTCTAAAGAAGATATGATCCAGCAGATCGTTGAAGTAGCAAAAGAAATAGGTGCAGTGGTTCTTGCAGAGGGAATTGAAAGAAAAGAAGAAGCGGCCATCGCTTTAAGATGTGGAGTTGAGCTTGCTCAAGGCTACTATTTTGGTCGTCCAGTTCCAACAGAATCATTAGCTGCAGCAGTCCAATAA
- a CDS encoding CBS domain-containing protein codes for MNIAFYLLPKDEVKYLNPEATMRQALEKLSYHKYTSVPLVSEEGRYIGTLTEGDLLWKLREAFDKGYDEVLKTKLVNVPQRINNISVSINSNMEDLITLSTDQNFIPVTDDDGHFIGIIRRRDIIKYCANLIWNKEVTKD; via the coding sequence ATGAATATTGCTTTTTATTTGTTGCCTAAAGATGAAGTGAAGTATTTGAACCCAGAAGCAACGATGAGACAGGCACTTGAAAAGTTATCTTACCACAAGTACACCTCTGTGCCTCTCGTCTCAGAAGAAGGACGCTACATAGGAACGTTAACGGAAGGCGATCTTCTATGGAAACTTAGAGAAGCCTTTGACAAAGGATATGATGAGGTATTAAAAACGAAATTAGTGAATGTACCTCAGCGTATAAATAATATTTCTGTTTCCATCAACTCTAACATGGAAGATCTTATTACTTTGTCTACCGACCAAAATTTTATACCTGTTACAGATGATGACGGTCATTTTATCGGAATTATTAGGAGACGGGACATAATCAAGTATTGTGCAAATTTAATCTGGAATAAGGAAGTTACGAAAGATTAA
- a CDS encoding peptidoglycan D,D-transpeptidase FtsI family protein, with protein MVTKADPEKKRKKSQVPFRLNVLFLVVFFLFSVLILRLGVLQIVNGEEKRLESEAVEEVIARKEAPRGKLLDSNFREVVGNEPFFSLTYTKTVDTKAKDTMRIAEWLADRLGVTEDQIKKITERDKKDYFIAKQDVTKMIEERLSKKEKKLSDKDQYVALVNKITDEEIKSLTDKDIKILAYKRAMDTGYAYSAQRIKTNLNNEEVSVISENLGDLPGVDIMADSKRIYPYGSSTIFGQVKQIPKSKTDYFMSMGYDRSDQVGVSGLEDQYENVLRGTKEKSVYLTNPKTGATIGEPKTIPGQRGKDIVLTLDMELQFQLEKILEEEILRAKPLGGNDLLDSAYIVMMNPKTGEIKGIAGKKYEDGEFSNDAYGALFDAYEMGSTVKGATVLTGLQQGLIHMGEVIVDKPFTKNKMNKSSWRTMGPITDLQALMMSSNVYMFNIMDRMIGPEHWTQTYAKARYSFNQYGLGVKTGIDFPNEAIGYEGKPPEGESGTLYDLGIGQFDTYTTMQLVQYVSTIANDGYRVKPHLVREIREPATDDKSHGKLLKRFEPEILNKIDVEQKYIERVQDGFWQVMHGSKGTAKGYFDDPAKYHNPAGKTGTAQRIIRHPRTGNIVEKHNLTLVGYAPFENPEIAFAVVVPEGTPQNGNQKINKYIGQRALEAYWNLKEKYGENAATVTGNLEKDSEDDSAE; from the coding sequence ATGGTAACGAAAGCGGATCCGGAAAAAAAGAGGAAAAAGTCGCAAGTGCCCTTTCGTTTAAATGTCTTGTTTTTGGTCGTCTTTTTTCTTTTCTCAGTCCTTATTTTGAGGCTAGGTGTTCTCCAAATTGTAAATGGAGAGGAAAAACGACTAGAGTCTGAAGCAGTTGAAGAAGTTATCGCAAGGAAAGAAGCGCCACGAGGAAAGCTGTTAGATAGCAACTTCCGTGAGGTGGTAGGGAATGAACCTTTCTTTTCTTTAACATATACGAAAACAGTAGATACAAAAGCAAAAGACACGATGCGGATTGCAGAATGGCTAGCTGATCGCCTTGGGGTTACCGAAGATCAGATCAAAAAAATCACAGAGCGCGATAAAAAAGACTATTTTATCGCAAAACAAGATGTGACCAAGATGATTGAAGAACGTCTTAGCAAGAAAGAAAAGAAACTAAGCGATAAAGATCAATATGTCGCACTCGTCAATAAGATTACAGATGAAGAAATCAAGAGTCTAACTGACAAAGATATTAAGATTCTCGCTTATAAACGTGCGATGGATACAGGTTATGCGTATTCAGCACAACGAATCAAAACGAACTTGAACAACGAAGAAGTTTCCGTTATCTCTGAGAACTTGGGTGACCTTCCTGGGGTAGATATTATGGCGGATTCAAAAAGAATATATCCGTATGGTAGTTCTACCATTTTTGGACAAGTTAAACAGATTCCTAAATCTAAAACAGACTACTTTATGAGTATGGGTTATGACCGAAGCGATCAAGTGGGAGTCAGTGGTCTTGAAGATCAATACGAGAATGTATTACGAGGAACAAAAGAAAAATCAGTTTACCTTACAAATCCAAAAACAGGTGCAACGATAGGTGAACCAAAAACGATTCCTGGTCAACGTGGAAAAGATATCGTATTAACTTTAGATATGGAGCTGCAATTCCAATTAGAGAAGATTCTTGAGGAAGAAATTTTGCGAGCTAAGCCACTAGGAGGAAATGATCTTCTAGACTCAGCTTATATCGTTATGATGAATCCTAAGACTGGTGAAATTAAAGGAATCGCAGGGAAAAAGTACGAAGATGGAGAATTTAGTAACGATGCTTACGGAGCCTTATTTGATGCTTATGAAATGGGATCAACTGTAAAGGGCGCAACCGTATTGACTGGTCTTCAACAAGGACTGATTCATATGGGTGAAGTTATTGTGGATAAACCCTTCACAAAAAATAAAATGAATAAGTCTTCATGGAGAACCATGGGGCCAATAACAGACTTACAAGCTTTAATGATGTCTTCTAACGTTTATATGTTTAATATCATGGACCGCATGATTGGACCAGAACATTGGACACAAACATACGCTAAAGCTCGTTATTCCTTTAATCAATATGGTTTAGGTGTAAAAACAGGGATTGACTTTCCAAATGAAGCAATCGGATATGAAGGAAAACCTCCTGAAGGAGAATCAGGTACGTTATATGACTTAGGTATCGGTCAGTTTGATACGTATACAACAATGCAGCTTGTTCAATATGTATCTACCATTGCAAATGATGGATATCGAGTTAAGCCACATCTTGTTCGTGAAATTAGAGAACCAGCAACTGATGATAAAAGTCATGGTAAACTCTTAAAACGTTTTGAACCAGAAATTTTAAACAAAATTGATGTTGAACAGAAATACATCGAACGTGTTCAGGATGGATTTTGGCAAGTAATGCATGGATCTAAAGGAACTGCTAAAGGTTATTTCGATGACCCTGCAAAATACCATAATCCAGCAGGAAAAACCGGAACTGCTCAGCGTATCATCAGACACCCGCGTACGGGGAACATTGTAGAAAAACATAATCTTACACTTGTAGGATATGCGCCATTCGAAAATCCTGAGATCGCTTTTGCTGTAGTGGTTCCTGAAGGTACACCACAGAACGGAAACCAGAAGATCAACAAATACATCGGCCAACGCGCACTCGAAGCATATTGGAATCTAAAAGAAAAATATGGTGAAAATGCAGCAACAGTTACCGGTAATTTAGAAAAAGACAGCGAAGATGACTCAGCAGAATAA
- the crcB gene encoding fluoride efflux transporter CrcB: MKILAVAMGGIVGALLRFWCGMFLFNPEGSFPFSTFFVNVIGSFILGWFVVYGVKKIKSNNLIVALQTGVIGSFTTFSTFNTEILLLVEDQLYTMAFLYFSASAVTGVIAIYLGMKLGTITYGKAGAEQ, from the coding sequence GTGAAGATACTTGCCGTTGCAATGGGTGGAATCGTTGGAGCCTTGCTACGTTTTTGGTGCGGTATGTTTCTTTTCAACCCAGAGGGATCTTTTCCGTTTTCTACTTTTTTTGTAAACGTAATCGGCAGTTTTATTCTAGGGTGGTTCGTAGTTTATGGTGTGAAAAAAATAAAGAGCAACAACTTAATAGTGGCTCTGCAGACAGGTGTAATTGGTTCTTTTACAACATTCTCTACATTTAACACAGAAATATTATTACTGGTTGAGGATCAGCTGTATACAATGGCATTTTTATATTTTTCTGCAAGTGCTGTTACAGGTGTTATTGCTATCTACTTGGGAATGAAGTTAGGTACTATTACATATGGCAAAGCGGGTGCAGAACAATGA